A single Watersipora subatra chromosome 7, tzWatSuba1.1, whole genome shotgun sequence DNA region contains:
- the LOC137399395 gene encoding T-box transcription factor TBX20-like: MNENTNSRPPSTASLSDACSPKAAVTSEPTELVNSLSTNARAFSIDALLSQQDSGVVSDDSDSEIEVEEVTKNDSGENTQDKNITKQLSPSMDALDELSEDNCKTSDTLAKSQCHLEMTDLWKKFYELGTEMIITKSGRRMFPSLRISFTNLDPKANYQVFFDIAPVDNKRYRYTYHRSSWLVAGRADPPIPRRIYTHPDGPFRGDSLMKQSLSFEKVKLTNNIHDRWGYVILNSMHKYQPRVHLVKYEEKVPSGSLLSDIVDLDRKSFAFSETQFIGVTAYQNQLITKLKIDSNPFAKGFRDSARITQMDRESVDLLIKASRNGYPQIPTSHVPSIFPEQLHLPILQSTMTSKYPSLLPLPPPTLTSHRDGMHKDFLKAYLDKLTGSTNILTPPYKAPTMQALKAAQLRFNPYRQ; the protein is encoded by the exons ATGAATGAAAACACAAACAGTCGGCCACCGTCAACGGCGAGTCTAAGTGATGCCTGTTCTCCTAAGGCAGCGGTTACTTCGGAACCAACAGAGTTAGTCAATAGTCTCTCTACAAATGCCAGAGCATTCTCAATAGATGCCCTTCTCTCCCAGCAAGACTCTGGGGTTGTCTCCGATGACAGCGACAGCGAGATTGAG GTAGAAGAGGTGACAAAGAATGATTCTGGAGAGAATACACaagataaaaatattacaaagcaACTCTCACCTTCAATGGACGCCCTAG ATGAGCTTTCAGAGGACAACTGCAAAACTTCTGACACTTTGGCTAAAAGTCAGTGCCATCTTGAGATGACAGATCTATGGAAGAAATTCTATGAACTGGGAACAGAAATGATAATTACGAAATCTGGCCG GCGGATGTTTCCCTCTCTGCGAATCTCATTCACAAACCTGGACCCAAAAGCCAACTACCAAGTGTTTTTTGACATAGCTCCAGTAGACAACAAaagatatagatatacataccaTAGAAGTTCTTGGCTAGTAGCAGGCCGAGCCGACCCTCCCATTCCTCGCAG aaTCTACACACATCCTGATGGACCATTTCGAGGAGACTCTCTTATGAAACAATCTTTGTCATTCGAGAAAGTAAAGCTGACCAACAACATACATGATAGATGGGGCTAT GTGATTCTTAACTCAATGCACAAGTATCAGCCTAGGGTGCATCTCGTCAAATATGAAGAAAAAGTACCTTCCGGAAGTCTTCTCTCAGATATCGTGGATCTAGACAGGAAATCATTTGCATTTTCTGAAACACAGTTCATCGGTGTGACAGCCTATCAGAACCAACTA ATCACAAAGTTGAAAATTGACAGCAACCCTTTTGCAAAAGGATTTCGAGACTCTGCCAGAATCACACAGATGGATAGAGAAAGTGTGGATTTGCTAATAAAGGCATCAAGGAATGGCTATCCTCAGATACCAACATCTCACGTACCATCCATCTTCCCAGAACAACTTCATTTGCCCATCCTCCAGT CTACAATGACATCAAAGTATCCATCACTATTACCGTTGCCACCACCTACTCTCACTAGTCACCGAGATGGCATGCACAAGGACTTTTTAAAAGCCTACCTTGACAAACTAACGGGTAGCACAAACATTCTAACACCTCCATACAAGGCGCCCACGATGCAAGCTCTCAAAGCAGCTCAACTACGGTTCAACCCATACCGACAATGA